One part of the Micrococcus sp. 2A genome encodes these proteins:
- a CDS encoding single-stranded DNA-binding protein, translating to MAGETVITVVGNLTADPELRFTPNGAAVANFTIASTPRTFDRQTNEWKDGETLFLRASIWREAAENVAETLTKGTRVVAQGRLKARTYDDREGNKRTSYELDVDEIGPSLKYATAKVTRSQRGGGGGFGGGQQGGGFGGPQQGGSGFGGNAGGGSNDGGFGGGQQSGGQQGGGWGGQQGGANAAPQDPWAGSGGGGGWDTPSSNEPPF from the coding sequence ATGGCCGGAGAAACCGTCATCACCGTGGTCGGCAACCTCACCGCCGACCCCGAGCTGCGCTTCACCCCGAACGGTGCGGCGGTCGCGAACTTCACGATCGCGTCCACCCCGCGCACGTTCGACCGTCAGACCAACGAGTGGAAGGACGGGGAGACCCTGTTCCTCCGCGCGTCGATCTGGCGTGAGGCCGCCGAGAACGTGGCCGAGACCCTCACCAAGGGCACTCGCGTGGTCGCCCAGGGCCGCCTCAAGGCGCGCACGTACGACGACCGCGAGGGCAACAAGCGCACCAGCTACGAGCTGGACGTGGACGAGATCGGCCCCTCGTTGAAGTACGCCACGGCCAAGGTCACGCGCTCTCAGCGCGGCGGCGGCGGTGGGTTCGGCGGCGGCCAGCAGGGCGGCGGCTTCGGCGGTCCCCAGCAGGGCGGCTCCGGCTTCGGCGGCAACGCCGGCGGCGGCTCCAACGACGGCGGCTTCGGCGGCGGTCAGCAGAGCGGCGGTCAGCAGGGCGGCGGCTGGGGCGGTCAGCAGGGCGGCGCCAACGCTGCTCCGCAGGACCCCTGGGCCGGCAGCGGCGGCGGCGGAGGATGGGACACCCCCTCCTCCAACGAGCCTCCGTTCTGA
- the rpsF gene encoding 30S ribosomal protein S6, with product MRAYELMVLIDPEVDERTVEPTLKKYLEVVTNAGGTIDNVDVWGRRKTAYEIQKKSEAIYVVVNFHSEPAATQELDRLLNINETILRTKIIRPEEQKVTAE from the coding sequence ATGCGTGCTTATGAGCTGATGGTGCTGATCGACCCTGAGGTCGACGAGCGCACCGTGGAGCCGACCCTCAAGAAGTACCTTGAGGTCGTCACCAACGCTGGCGGCACCATCGACAATGTCGATGTGTGGGGCCGTCGCAAGACCGCCTACGAGATCCAGAAGAAGTCCGAGGCCATCTACGTGGTCGTCAACTTCCACTCGGAGCCGGCCGCCACCCAGGAGCTGGACCGTCTTCTGAACATCAACGAGACGATCCTGCGCACCAAGATCATCCGTCCCGAGGAGCAGAAGGTCACCGCCGAGTGA